Proteins encoded within one genomic window of Flavobacterium oreochromis:
- a CDS encoding aminopeptidase, whose protein sequence is MKQHFLIFIWLFTLNNVNRTYSQQSLDCKVVLEPHSQKLVVHQKIIYKNQYPYPINKLIFNDWNHSYSNRQTPLGKKLSDQFVRNFHLSNKNERGETFLNSIKVNNTIVSPLRIPDKIDLFSIDIPSLKPNDFVEIQLDYELKIPNSKFTRWGVNKDDFYLKDCFLLVNRQINSNTAVLYSNENTEDATYESIDEMIFSFELPNQYKISSNLDPIDSKTFKSKNLKEYQFIIEKDKTFETISNDNMTIVTNLDSKNINDIQKFLVIDRIINYFQKHLGKSKTNKFLISQVDYDRNPFYGLNQLPNILSPFPNSFLYELKFLKIYSQNFLKSNLNIDWRKDHYLLDAIQLYYLINYIEEYYPNINLAGTLNRFKILRGYELISAKFNEQYYHAYLMMARKTLDQALNTPKNNLSKFNEQIALKYKAGLIFKYLENYLEDQSLEKSIQEFITINHQQFCTSTDFEKILKKNAQKNIDWFFNELIPSKEFVDYHFGKIKNNNNQIELEIKKNQNSNIPFTLSGYKNKEKIFQKWIIPNFEKDTTLIFNRKELDQFIINENIFFPELNKKNNYKTTPFFKTNRPFRFTFFRDLEDSKRNQIFYYPNIDYNVYDGVLLSLIFNNESFIARPFNYEISPSYSFNAQSFTGSGFVGYSLNKPSNHNFQTRFTLSSSYYHYIQNASYFRIIPALTFRFRNLDITKNEYKSLSFRHVFVNKEFSPLSKDTLSPLRYSVFNARYSFGNNETAKGYYVSNQIQIGNEFAKYISEISYRKLFENNYQIGFRFYGGLFLYKNTNSSYYDFGLDRPKDYLFDYSFYGRSEKSGFFSQQIIIAEGGFKSKFNNPYANQWLTALNITSSLWKWIQLYGDIGLYKNKYHDPNFVYDTGIHFNIVPDYFEIYCPIYSKNGWEIGQKNYTEKIRFQFTINPKTLLGIFNRKWF, encoded by the coding sequence TTGAAACAACACTTTCTTATATTCATTTGGTTATTTACACTTAATAATGTAAATCGTACATATAGTCAACAATCTTTAGATTGCAAAGTAGTATTAGAACCTCACTCCCAAAAATTAGTTGTTCATCAAAAAATTATTTACAAAAATCAATATCCATATCCTATCAATAAGCTAATATTCAATGATTGGAATCATAGTTACTCTAATAGGCAAACACCTCTTGGAAAAAAATTATCTGATCAATTTGTTCGAAATTTTCATCTATCAAACAAAAATGAAAGAGGAGAGACATTTCTAAACTCAATAAAAGTTAATAATACTATAGTTTCTCCTTTAAGAATCCCTGATAAAATTGATCTATTTTCAATTGATATTCCCAGTTTAAAGCCAAATGATTTTGTAGAAATACAATTAGATTATGAACTTAAAATACCTAATAGTAAATTCACTAGATGGGGAGTTAATAAAGATGATTTTTATTTAAAAGATTGTTTTTTACTAGTTAATAGACAAATAAATAGTAATACTGCGGTCTTATATAGTAACGAAAATACAGAGGATGCTACCTACGAATCAATTGATGAAATGATTTTTTCATTTGAACTACCTAATCAATACAAAATTAGCTCTAACCTAGACCCAATAGATTCTAAAACATTTAAAAGTAAAAATTTAAAAGAATACCAATTTATTATAGAAAAGGATAAAACTTTTGAAACTATTTCTAATGATAATATGACTATTGTCACAAATTTAGATAGTAAAAACATTAATGACATCCAAAAATTCCTTGTTATTGATAGAATTATCAACTACTTTCAAAAACATTTAGGCAAATCTAAAACAAACAAGTTCCTAATATCACAGGTAGATTATGACCGAAATCCTTTTTACGGACTCAATCAATTACCTAATATTTTAAGTCCTTTTCCTAATAGCTTTTTATATGAATTAAAATTTTTAAAAATTTACTCACAAAACTTTTTAAAATCAAATTTAAATATAGATTGGAGAAAAGATCATTATTTATTAGATGCTATTCAACTCTATTATTTAATCAATTATATTGAAGAGTACTACCCTAATATAAATTTAGCAGGAACTCTAAACCGATTTAAAATTCTAAGAGGTTATGAATTAATAAGTGCGAAATTCAACGAACAATATTATCATGCCTATCTTATGATGGCTAGAAAAACATTAGATCAAGCCCTTAATACGCCTAAAAATAACTTAAGCAAGTTCAATGAACAAATCGCACTTAAATACAAAGCAGGCTTAATTTTTAAATACCTTGAAAACTATTTAGAAGACCAATCCTTAGAAAAAAGCATTCAAGAATTTATAACAATTAATCATCAACAATTTTGTACTAGTACTGATTTTGAAAAAATTTTAAAAAAGAATGCACAAAAAAATATAGATTGGTTTTTTAATGAATTAATTCCATCTAAAGAATTTGTTGATTATCATTTTGGAAAAATTAAAAACAATAACAATCAAATTGAATTAGAAATTAAAAAAAATCAAAATTCTAATATTCCTTTTACTTTAAGCGGTTATAAAAATAAAGAAAAGATTTTTCAAAAATGGATTATTCCCAATTTTGAAAAAGATACTACCTTAATTTTTAACAGAAAAGAACTAGATCAATTTATCATTAATGAAAATATTTTTTTCCCCGAATTAAATAAAAAAAACAATTATAAAACCACTCCTTTTTTTAAAACGAACCGACCATTTCGTTTTACTTTTTTTAGAGATTTAGAAGACTCTAAACGAAATCAAATCTTTTACTATCCTAACATAGATTATAATGTTTATGATGGTGTATTACTTTCTTTAATATTTAATAATGAAAGTTTTATAGCGCGCCCTTTTAATTATGAAATAAGTCCTAGTTATTCATTTAATGCCCAATCATTTACAGGAAGTGGATTTGTAGGGTATTCACTCAATAAACCTTCTAATCATAATTTTCAAACTCGTTTTACTTTATCCAGTTCCTATTACCATTATATCCAAAATGCTTCTTATTTCAGAATTATTCCTGCGCTTACATTTCGTTTTCGAAATTTAGATATTACAAAGAACGAATATAAAAGCCTTTCTTTCAGACATGTTTTCGTGAATAAAGAATTCAGTCCTTTATCAAAAGACACTTTATCTCCATTAAGATACTCCGTTTTTAATGCGCGTTATTCTTTTGGAAATAATGAAACTGCCAAAGGATATTATGTTTCAAATCAGATACAAATAGGTAATGAATTTGCGAAATATATTAGTGAAATAAGCTATAGAAAACTTTTTGAAAACAATTATCAAATTGGATTCCGTTTTTACGGTGGTTTATTCCTATATAAAAACACAAATTCTTCCTATTATGATTTTGGTCTAGACCGTCCAAAAGATTACCTCTTTGATTACTCTTTTTATGGAAGAAGTGAAAAATCTGGCTTTTTCAGTCAACAAATCATTATAGCTGAAGGTGGATTTAAATCAAAATTCAACAATCCCTACGCTAATCAATGGCTTACAGCACTTAATATAACTTCTTCATTATGGAAATGGATTCAATTATATGGAGATATTGGCTTATACAAAAACAAATACCATGATCCTAACTTTGTCTATGATACTGGAATTCACTTTAATATTGTCCCTGATTACTTTGAAATATACTGTCCTATCTATTCTAAAAATGGATGGGAAATAGGTCAAAAAAATTATACAGAAAAAATACGCTTTCAATTTACAATTAATCCCAAAACACTTTTAGGTATTTTCAACAGAAAATGGTTTTAA
- a CDS encoding M28 family peptidase yields the protein MKKIIFLFLLTFVQSFVSQTFVQRYADVVGQVSQDNITSYLTEFESLGVKYRGTQALENTYQWLVNKYKSYGYTDTQIVTDSYTYSGTTCKNLVVTKTGTTYPNTYIVVCGHYDSINGRGTNDNGSGVVSILEMARLIKDINTEYSIKFINFSGEEDNLKGSQHYLSSVVNATVPKMNIRLVFNLDEVGGVSDLVNDKITCERDQNNTPLANNVLSDTYTHELMRCVELYSPLKAVLSYAYASDYIPFELNNEVITGFFETNETSHKHTQTDLLVNMDPVYNYKVAQAALGGLLHFSAAETILALDSLEETNTILFYPNISENILQIHTEGMNLKKFKIQLYDIRGVKVVEKKIYQPESLEKIDITNFSKGVYFVLFESDELKVKKKILFH from the coding sequence ATGAAAAAAATCATCTTTTTATTTCTTTTGACTTTTGTTCAATCTTTTGTAAGTCAGACTTTTGTGCAAAGATATGCGGATGTAGTCGGGCAAGTGTCACAAGATAATATAACTAGTTATTTGACTGAATTTGAAAGTTTAGGGGTAAAATATAGAGGTACTCAAGCATTAGAAAATACTTATCAATGGCTTGTTAATAAGTACAAATCTTATGGTTATACAGATACACAAATAGTAACAGATAGTTATACTTATTCAGGTACTACATGTAAAAATTTAGTTGTAACTAAAACAGGAACTACTTATCCTAATACTTATATTGTTGTTTGTGGTCATTATGATAGTATAAATGGTAGGGGGACGAATGATAATGGGAGTGGTGTAGTTTCTATTTTAGAAATGGCACGACTGATAAAAGATATAAATACAGAATACTCAATTAAATTTATTAATTTTAGTGGGGAAGAAGATAATCTAAAAGGGAGTCAGCATTATTTGAGTTCAGTTGTAAATGCTACTGTTCCTAAAATGAATATTCGTTTAGTGTTTAATTTAGATGAGGTAGGAGGGGTATCTGATTTAGTAAATGATAAAATTACTTGTGAGAGAGATCAAAATAATACTCCTTTAGCTAACAATGTTCTTTCGGATACTTATACTCATGAATTGATGAGGTGTGTAGAATTATACTCACCGTTAAAAGCAGTATTGTCTTACGCATATGCTTCTGATTATATTCCGTTTGAGTTAAATAATGAAGTTATAACAGGTTTTTTTGAAACGAATGAAACATCACATAAACATACGCAAACCGATTTATTGGTTAATATGGATCCTGTTTATAATTATAAAGTAGCACAAGCAGCTTTGGGGGGATTATTGCATTTTTCAGCAGCTGAAACAATTCTTGCTTTAGATTCATTAGAAGAAACGAATACAATTTTATTTTATCCAAATATTTCTGAAAATATATTACAAATACATACAGAAGGAATGAATCTTAAAAAATTTAAAATTCAATTGTATGATATAAGAGGAGTAAAGGTGGTTGAAAAAAAAATTTATCAGCCTGAGTCATTAGAAAAAATTGATATTACTAATTTTTCAAAAGGAGTTTATTTTGTTTTATTTGAGAGTGATGAATTAAAAGTTAAGAAAAAAATCTTATTTCATTAA
- a CDS encoding D-alanine--D-alanine ligase, with protein MKLFIHKLTHWEYWPFQVLYIPIYFLWIYYALRSRSLFFFNAVNPTIKNGGFFNESKNEIYKLIPQKYYPKTHLINHKESIDNLNNHTLSFPFIVKPDIGLRGSAVKRIYSLDELKHYHKNVQFNYLIQELIPFSNEIGIFYVRFPNEKQGRITGIVSKEFMIIKGDGKNSIEKLIKQDPRYELQLNTLKKELGSKIQDILPKGEVYNLVPFGNHCRGTKFLDISHKISEKLTKVIDTMCQQIDGFYYGRMDLMYNTWDELENGKNFMIVELNGSASEPTHIYDPNHSIFFAWKEIARHITYMYQISQENHTKGIAYLNYKEGMSEYRKHQEHFYRLTQV; from the coding sequence ATGAAACTTTTTATACACAAATTAACACATTGGGAATATTGGCCATTTCAAGTACTCTACATCCCTATTTACTTTTTATGGATATATTATGCTTTACGTTCTAGATCCTTATTCTTCTTTAATGCTGTTAATCCAACAATTAAAAATGGAGGCTTTTTTAATGAAAGTAAAAATGAAATTTATAAACTAATCCCTCAAAAATACTATCCTAAAACTCATTTAATAAATCATAAAGAATCAATAGACAATCTTAATAATCATACCCTTTCTTTTCCTTTTATAGTAAAACCTGATATAGGTTTACGTGGAAGTGCTGTAAAGCGAATTTATTCCCTTGATGAATTAAAACACTACCATAAAAATGTTCAGTTTAATTACTTAATTCAAGAATTAATTCCTTTTTCTAATGAAATTGGGATATTTTACGTTCGTTTTCCTAATGAAAAACAAGGTCGTATTACAGGAATTGTATCTAAAGAATTTATGATCATTAAAGGGGATGGAAAAAACAGTATTGAAAAACTCATCAAACAAGATCCTAGATATGAATTACAATTAAATACCTTAAAAAAAGAATTAGGTTCCAAAATACAAGATATTTTACCCAAAGGAGAAGTTTATAACCTTGTACCTTTCGGTAATCATTGTAGAGGTACTAAATTCCTAGACATAAGTCATAAAATTTCTGAAAAACTGACCAAAGTAATTGACACTATGTGTCAGCAAATAGATGGATTTTATTATGGCCGTATGGACCTAATGTATAATACTTGGGACGAATTAGAAAACGGAAAAAACTTTATGATCGTAGAACTAAATGGTTCAGCAAGTGAGCCTACTCATATTTACGACCCTAATCATTCTATCTTTTTTGCTTGGAAAGAAATTGCCCGTCATATTACATATATGTATCAAATTAGTCAAGAAAATCATACAAAAGGGATCGCTTATTTAAACTATAAAGAAGGGATGAGTGAATACCGTAAACATCAAGAACATTTTTATAGACTAACACAAGTCTAA
- a CDS encoding NRDE family protein, giving the protein MCTVSYIFSNQTIIITSNRDEKIARPKALIPKSYMGERKKMFFPKDSKAGGTWYILDDKGNIIVLLNGAIEKHISEENYRKSRGLILLEIFDSCDCLDKWLTINLTDIEPFTLIAYINKQLYQLRWNGITKDTQKLDHEGKYIWSSSTLYSPNIRKKRESLFNIFIKSKDIINAKDIVHFHEYTNQEDKENGLIINRNNTLITQSITQTIINQNKMVFSHKDLITAQTYENTFLML; this is encoded by the coding sequence ATGTGTACAGTAAGTTATATTTTTAGTAACCAAACCATCATTATTACTTCTAATAGAGATGAAAAAATAGCTCGCCCTAAAGCATTGATTCCTAAATCTTATATGGGTGAACGTAAAAAAATGTTTTTCCCTAAAGATTCTAAAGCAGGAGGTACTTGGTATATACTAGATGACAAAGGAAATATAATTGTTTTATTAAACGGTGCAATAGAAAAACATATTTCTGAAGAAAATTACCGAAAAAGTCGCGGTTTAATCCTATTAGAAATATTTGATAGTTGTGATTGTCTAGACAAATGGTTAACCATTAATCTTACCGATATAGAACCTTTTACACTAATAGCATATATCAATAAACAACTTTATCAATTACGCTGGAATGGTATCACAAAAGACACACAAAAGTTAGATCATGAAGGTAAATATATATGGTCATCATCTACCTTATATTCTCCTAATATTAGAAAAAAAAGAGAGTCTCTATTTAATATTTTTATCAAAAGTAAAGATATAATTAATGCAAAAGATATAGTTCATTTTCATGAATATACAAATCAAGAAGATAAGGAAAATGGACTAATCATAAACCGGAATAATACTCTAATTACTCAAAGTATTACCCAAACAATAATTAACCAAAATAAAATGGTTTTTAGCCACAAGGATTTAATTACCGCTCAAACTTACGAAAACACTTTTTTAATGTTATAA
- a CDS encoding DoxX family protein: protein MDSSKIHFILKLILAIILLQTLFFKFTANPESIYIFKKLNIEPFGRIFTGIIELISSVLLFFNRTRFYASLLILGTMTIALLSHLSILGLEIIDDGGTLYILACISFTISSYLSLLYKNDFIKNFNQFKNTFL, encoded by the coding sequence ATGGACTCTTCTAAAATACATTTCATATTAAAATTAATTTTAGCGATTATATTACTTCAAACTCTATTTTTCAAATTTACAGCTAACCCTGAATCCATTTATATATTTAAAAAACTTAATATAGAACCTTTTGGTAGAATTTTCACTGGGATCATAGAATTGATTAGCTCTGTTTTATTATTTTTCAATAGAACTCGATTTTATGCTTCTCTACTAATTTTAGGTACTATGACTATTGCTTTATTGTCTCATTTATCTATTCTAGGGCTTGAAATTATAGATGACGGAGGAACCCTTTACATATTAGCGTGTATTTCTTTTACAATAAGTAGTTATTTATCACTTCTATATAAAAATGATTTTATTAAAAATTTCAATCAATTTAAAAATACATTCTTATGA
- a CDS encoding YncE family protein gives MWADELGKRLWVNNDIDNTISVIDLSSNSIIKTINVDMKPHDVFLTKDGTKAYISVINSNQSVPDKVYLYSTNNYEKLKEVNVGKDPHLFHLSNYNKLIVPCQSGEVYNIDGEKLEIISQKLYPGAHGLYPSPNLETIFITNITGGQIYSLKTNDLTQNESPISSSKPIPHNIVLNKEGTKIFATHSGPNNTSVSVYKISQNKLIHEQDITVENNPFGLTYYKRNKQ, from the coding sequence ATGTGGGCTGACGAATTAGGGAAACGACTTTGGGTTAATAATGATATAGATAACACTATTTCTGTTATTGATTTAAGCTCAAATTCAATTATTAAAACAATAAATGTGGATATGAAACCGCATGATGTTTTTTTAACAAAAGATGGAACTAAGGCTTATATATCCGTTATTAATTCGAATCAATCAGTGCCCGATAAAGTATATCTATATTCTACTAATAATTATGAAAAACTGAAAGAAGTAAATGTGGGTAAAGATCCTCATTTATTCCATTTATCTAATTATAATAAGTTAATTGTACCATGTCAGTCAGGAGAAGTATATAATATAGATGGAGAAAAATTAGAAATCATTTCTCAAAAATTATATCCTGGTGCTCATGGATTATACCCTAGTCCTAATTTAGAAACTATTTTTATTACAAACATTACTGGTGGTCAGATATATTCTCTTAAAACAAATGATCTAACACAAAATGAGTCTCCTATTTCAAGTAGTAAACCCATTCCGCATAATATAGTTTTAAATAAAGAAGGTACTAAAATTTTTGCAACTCATTCTGGACCAAACAATACGAGTGTATCAGTATATAAAATAAGTCAAAACAAACTAATACATGAACAAGATATAACAGTAGAAAATAACCCTTTTGGTCTGACTTATTACAAAAGAAATAAACAATAA
- a CDS encoding YncE family protein, with protein MRNTFPILALKTFFISFFILSCEKNNDTSTENIMYEETVAVANRNSSSISFFDANTNSIISTLKIPNSEPMYVVFVPTKDKLYVGDRKNKQVHIINPSTKKNRKFYIRRKWRFSYVG; from the coding sequence AACTTTTTTTATTAGTTTCTTCATTTTATCCTGTGAAAAAAATAATGACACTAGTACAGAAAATATTATGTACGAAGAAACTGTAGCTGTTGCCAATAGAAATTCTTCTTCTATTAGTTTTTTTGATGCTAACACAAATTCTATAATCAGTACTCTAAAAATTCCTAATTCAGAACCTATGTACGTAGTTTTTGTACCTACTAAAGATAAATTATACGTAGGAGATAGAAAAAACAAACAGGTTCATATCATAAACCCTAGCACAAAAAAAAATAGAAAATTCTATATCCGTAGGAAATGGCGTTTTTCATATGTGGGCTGA